A single window of Magnetococcus marinus MC-1 DNA harbors:
- a CDS encoding type Z 30S ribosomal protein S14, with protein MAKTSMVNKANSKPKFAVRSYNRCQRCGRPRGYLRKFKMCRLCVRQLALRGEIPGVTKASW; from the coding sequence ATGGCTAAGACGTCCATGGTGAATAAGGCCAATAGCAAGCCTAAATTTGCTGTGCGTTCGTATAACCGTTGCCAACGTTGTGGTCGTCCCCGTGGCTACCTGCGCAAGTTTAAGATGTGCCGCCTTTGTGTGCGCCAGCTTGCATTGCGTGGTGAGATTCCGGGCGTCACCAAGGCTTCCTGGTAA
- the rplE gene encoding 50S ribosomal protein L5, whose translation MADLKQVYHDKVVPELQAKFGYSNVMQVPRLQKIVVNMGVGEAIADKNFLNNAIGNLEAITGQKAQTTYAKKSIAGFKLREGQAVGCRVTLRRRQMWEFLDRLINAALPRVRDFRGVSEKAFDGRGNYTMGIKEQIIFPEIDYDKVDKVRGMDICIVTSAKTDDEARQLLAGFNMPFRKKEGNNG comes from the coding sequence ATGGCTGATCTGAAACAGGTTTACCATGACAAGGTGGTACCCGAACTCCAAGCGAAGTTCGGCTACTCCAACGTCATGCAGGTGCCACGCTTACAGAAGATCGTGGTGAACATGGGCGTCGGCGAGGCAATTGCTGATAAAAACTTTTTGAATAACGCTATTGGCAACCTAGAGGCGATTACGGGTCAGAAGGCTCAGACCACTTACGCCAAAAAGTCCATCGCTGGTTTTAAACTGCGTGAAGGACAAGCGGTTGGTTGCCGTGTTACGTTACGTCGTCGGCAGATGTGGGAATTCCTTGATCGTTTGATCAATGCAGCCCTGCCCCGGGTACGTGACTTCCGTGGTGTCAGTGAAAAGGCCTTTGATGGTCGCGGCAACTACACCATGGGCATCAAAGAACAGATTATCTTCCCCGAGATCGATTACGACAAAGTCGATAAGGTCCGTGGTATGGATATCTGCATTGTGACCAGTGCCAAGACCGATGATGAAGCCCGCCAGCTTCTCGCAGGCTTCAACATGCCGTTCAGGAAGAAGGAGGGGAACAATGGCTAA
- the rpmC gene encoding 50S ribosomal protein L29 — translation MSVASEMREMSVEALDDKMKALYQEAFNLRFQHATAQLENTSRIRQVRREIALIKTVIGERKAKEEV, via the coding sequence ATGAGCGTAGCCTCCGAAATGAGGGAAATGTCCGTCGAGGCGTTGGATGATAAAATGAAGGCGCTCTATCAAGAGGCTTTCAACCTTCGCTTTCAGCACGCGACGGCCCAACTGGAGAATACGTCCCGTATCCGTCAGGTTCGCCGCGAAATCGCGCTTATCAAGACCGTGATCGGAGAGCGGAAGGCTAAAGAGGAAGTGTAA
- the rplN gene encoding 50S ribosomal protein L14, whose protein sequence is MIQVESRLEVADNSGAKKVQCIKVIGGSKRRYARVGDVIIVAVKAALPRGKVKKGEVARAVVVRTKKEISRPDGSLIRFDKNAAVLINKAGEPVGTRIFGPVTRELRARNYMKIISLAPEVL, encoded by the coding sequence ATGATTCAAGTCGAATCAAGACTGGAAGTGGCTGACAACTCCGGAGCCAAAAAAGTACAGTGCATCAAGGTGATTGGTGGCTCTAAGCGTCGTTACGCACGTGTCGGTGATGTGATCATCGTTGCGGTAAAGGCGGCGCTGCCCCGTGGTAAGGTCAAGAAGGGTGAGGTGGCCCGTGCTGTGGTGGTTCGCACCAAAAAAGAGATCAGCCGCCCTGATGGTAGTCTCATTCGTTTTGACAAGAATGCGGCTGTGTTAATCAACAAGGCAGGTGAGCCTGTGGGAACACGTATCTTCGGTCCCGTTACTCGCGAATTGCGGGCACGGAACTATATGAAGATCATCTCCCTGGCCCCAGAAGTACTGTAA
- the rpsH gene encoding 30S ribosomal protein S8, protein MSMNDPISDMLTRIRNAQMVGKDSVRMPASKMKKRIADILKEEGYIESISESVDEANHTTLELTLKYYQNKPVIEEIKRISTPGRRTYVGKAEIPSVYQGLGIAILSTSKGVISSRRALELGVGGELLCTVY, encoded by the coding sequence ATGAGCATGAATGATCCCATCAGCGATATGCTGACCCGCATTCGCAATGCGCAGATGGTAGGCAAGGACAGTGTCCGTATGCCCGCCAGCAAAATGAAAAAGCGTATTGCGGATATTTTAAAAGAAGAGGGGTACATTGAGTCGATTTCCGAGAGTGTGGATGAAGCCAATCACACCACTTTGGAATTGACTTTAAAGTACTACCAGAACAAACCGGTTATCGAAGAGATCAAACGTATCTCTACCCCCGGTCGCCGTACTTACGTGGGCAAAGCAGAGATTCCCTCGGTGTATCAGGGGTTGGGTATCGCCATCCTCTCTACCAGTAAGGGTGTCATTTCCAGTCGTCGTGCGCTTGAGTTGGGCGTCGGTGGCGAACTGCTCTGCACCGTCTACTAA
- the rplX gene encoding 50S ribosomal protein L24, translated as MAEHKSDFSTDLKKGDTVIVVAGKDKGKQGQILQVLGKKSSVLVEKVNMIKRHTKPAQNREGGIVEKEAPIHISNVMIVDPATGKATRIKKKNLEDGRKVRVAAGSGEVLDK; from the coding sequence ATGGCAGAGCATAAGAGTGACTTCAGTACCGATCTGAAGAAAGGCGACACCGTTATTGTGGTCGCCGGTAAAGACAAGGGCAAGCAGGGGCAGATCCTGCAAGTTCTTGGCAAGAAATCTTCTGTGTTGGTTGAAAAGGTGAATATGATCAAGCGTCATACCAAGCCTGCTCAAAACCGTGAAGGTGGCATTGTTGAGAAAGAAGCCCCCATCCATATCAGTAACGTCATGATCGTCGATCCGGCCACGGGCAAAGCGACACGCATCAAGAAGAAAAATCTTGAGGATGGTCGTAAAGTGCGCGTAGCGGCGGGTTCTGGCGAAGTGCTGGACAAGTGA
- the rpsQ gene encoding 30S ribosomal protein S17, whose protein sequence is MAKRIMQGVVVSDKMDKTVVVLVERKVRHPLYGKIVRQSKKYKAHDEENQYRTGDMVMIQESRPLSKDKNWVVTERTAVAVEG, encoded by the coding sequence ATGGCCAAGCGTATTATGCAAGGTGTCGTGGTAAGCGACAAAATGGACAAAACTGTGGTCGTGTTGGTGGAGCGTAAGGTGCGTCACCCCCTATACGGCAAGATTGTGCGTCAGTCCAAAAAATATAAGGCGCATGATGAGGAAAACCAGTACCGCACCGGTGACATGGTTATGATCCAGGAGAGCCGTCCTTTAAGTAAGGACAAAAACTGGGTTGTAACTGAGCGCACCGCTGTTGCGGTCGAAGGCTAA